In Clostridium thermosuccinogenes, the genomic stretch AAAACCGGGTGCAAAATTCGCTTACAGTTTCAAACATCATGCTTGCCAATGTTGTTTCCGACACCTTCGGCAAGTCTGCTTCCTCAATTATTAAGCACATGATAGAGAATCCTGATATCATCGACTTTGATTATTCTTCAATGCTCCACAAAAGTCTGAAGAAAAAATCGGATGAAATTGAACAAGCCGTTGCTGGTAAATTCTCTAAGGAGCAAGCGGCAAAATTGTCTGTATGCTATGAGCACTATAACAGCGTTGAAAAATGCATCGAAATACTGGAAGCTACAATACTCGAGCTATCTTTACCTTTCAAAGAACAAATTGACATCATCGCTACTTTACCTGGTATTAAGCAGGCATCGGCTACAGCTATTCTTTCAGAAATCGGAACCGATATGTCCGTCTTCACCTCGGACAAGCATCTTTGTTCCTGGGCTGGCCTTACACCCCAGAGTAATGAAAGTGCCGGTAAGAAGAAAAGTGTCCGTATTAGCCGCGCCGGTGTCTACATTAAACCTTTACTTGTCCAGTGTGCTAATGCCGCTGTAAAGGACAAGTCCTGCACTGTTTTCAAAAACCGCTATGAAACGATTAAAAAACGTCGTGGTCACAAACGTGCTATTATTGCTACCGCAAGAATGATTTTAACCTGCATCTATCACATGCTCTCTAAAAATGAGCCATTCAATCCATTGCTGTATGATGACAATGCGAAATCTAAGAAGCGTAATCAGCAGGATTCT encodes the following:
- a CDS encoding IS110 family transposase; translated protein: MLKIVYPICCGIDVHKKFVIATIATTNDKNVTSYQTRRFNTFKNDLIALNNWLVENKCKDVCMESTGKYWIPVFNVLEDFCTITLANPRYVKNIPGKKTDKRDSIWLADLHKHALVKGSFIPSKPIRELRDLIRYKSKLTNVSSSEKNRVQNSLTVSNIMLANVVSDTFGKSASSIIKHMIENPDIIDFDYSSMLHKSLKKKSDEIEQAVAGKFSKEQAAKLSVCYEHYNSVEKCIEILEATILELSLPFKEQIDIIATLPGIKQASATAILSEIGTDMSVFTSDKHLCSWAGLTPQSNESAGKKKSVRISRAGVYIKPLLVQCANAAVKDKSCTVFKNRYETIKKRRGHKRAIIATARMILTCIYHMLSKNEPFNPLLYDDNAKSKKRNQQDSLSIEQAIAFLQANGYTVNISDLVAITN